Proteins encoded by one window of Pseudonocardia alni:
- a CDS encoding ArsR/SmtB family transcription factor — protein sequence MRDSFDVLADPTRRAILDRLRTPQGCVVGELVTALELNQTAVSKHLRVLRHMGMVDVVVESQRRRYVLRADALAEIETWLAPHRAFWEERLDALGAHLDSLDSPHGEDPS from the coding sequence GTGCGTGACTCCTTCGACGTCCTGGCGGACCCGACGAGACGAGCCATCCTGGACCGGCTGCGGACGCCGCAGGGCTGCGTCGTCGGCGAGCTCGTGACCGCGCTCGAGCTGAACCAGACCGCGGTGTCGAAACACCTGCGCGTGCTGCGTCACATGGGCATGGTCGACGTCGTCGTCGAGTCCCAGCGCCGACGCTACGTCCTCCGGGCGGACGCGCTGGCCGAGATCGAGACCTGGCTCGCGCCGCATCGCGCCTTCTGGGAGGAACGACTCGACGCCCTGGGCGCACACCTCGACTCCCTCGACAGCCCCCACGGAGAGGATCCGTCATGA
- the sodN gene encoding superoxide dismutase, Ni, which yields MRLSRILRPRLEATAHCDLPCGVYDPAQARIEAESVKAIQEKYQGNEDVDFRARAIEIKEQRSDLVKHHLWVLWTDYFKPPHFEKYPELHELFNKATKAAGASGTKGSNDPATGQELLDYIAQIDKIFWETKQAA from the coding sequence ATGCGGCTGTCCCGCATTCTCCGTCCGCGACTGGAGGCCACCGCGCACTGCGACCTCCCCTGCGGCGTGTACGACCCGGCCCAGGCCCGGATCGAGGCCGAGTCGGTCAAGGCGATCCAGGAGAAGTACCAGGGTAACGAGGACGTGGACTTCCGGGCCCGCGCCATCGAGATCAAGGAGCAGCGCTCCGACCTGGTCAAGCACCACCTGTGGGTGCTCTGGACCGACTACTTCAAGCCGCCGCACTTCGAGAAGTACCCGGAGCTGCACGAGCTGTTCAACAAGGCCACCAAGGCCGCCGGCGCGTCGGGCACCAAGGGCTCGAACGACCCGGCCACCGGCCAGGAGCTGCTCGACTACATCGCCCAGATCGACAAGATCTTCTGGGAGACCAAGCAGGCTGCCTGA
- a CDS encoding S24 family peptidase produces MVGQDDHVTRDPLWRESVMRLRRVTVRGPSMSPALSDGDVVLVRFGAPVRPGDAVLVTWASRPGQLSVKRAVHPDADGWHVRGDNPFGSTDSATLGPASVHAVARHRLWPRPGRVPGPRH; encoded by the coding sequence GTGGTCGGGCAGGACGACCACGTCACGAGAGATCCACTCTGGAGGGAGTCCGTGATGCGTCTGCGGAGGGTGACGGTGCGGGGGCCGTCGATGTCCCCGGCCCTGTCCGACGGCGACGTCGTGCTGGTCCGGTTCGGTGCGCCCGTCCGGCCCGGCGACGCCGTCCTCGTGACCTGGGCGTCCCGCCCCGGACAGCTGTCGGTGAAGCGGGCCGTGCACCCCGACGCCGACGGCTGGCACGTCCGCGGCGACAACCCGTTCGGCTCCACGGACTCGGCCACCCTGGGCCCCGCCTCCGTCCACGCCGTCGCCCGCCACCGCCTCTGGCCCCGGCCCGGCCGGGTCCCCGGACCCCGCCACTGA
- a CDS encoding FIST signal transduction protein produces the protein MGSGEGVQVGDGLAVGPDLVGAAEVATGQALAALGVVPDLVVFFVCPGVGAAAPVEEVEAAGLRVMELAAPGATIGTTAHGVMADGRGVEGEPAVAVWAASLPGTRVRAIFPVAERRPGAGPDGRDAIGVRGLVPPAEDDRVAVLLADPFAFPVSGVLDRLASTNPGFPVIGGLASGPGGPGANRLFAGGTVHHGGAVGVLLGGASGARVVVSQGCRPIGPPMVVTRAEQNRIAELAGRPAAERLREIVTALPPEEQQQALTGLHLGVAVDEYAESHDRGDFLVRAVLAVDVGDGAVIAGDVVEIGTTVRFQVRDAAGAAQDLHELLAPVRRAAPAAGALLFSCNGRGAGMFGDADHDVHAVRVGLDPHAGGSGDAPGPRVAGFFAAGEIGPVGPGNHLHAFTASVLVV, from the coding sequence GTGGGTTCCGGTGAGGGTGTGCAGGTCGGGGACGGGCTGGCCGTCGGGCCGGATCTCGTCGGCGCCGCGGAGGTCGCGACGGGCCAGGCGCTGGCCGCGCTCGGCGTCGTCCCCGACCTCGTGGTGTTCTTCGTCTGCCCCGGTGTGGGAGCTGCCGCGCCGGTCGAGGAGGTCGAGGCCGCGGGGCTGCGGGTGATGGAGCTCGCCGCGCCCGGCGCGACGATCGGGACCACCGCGCACGGCGTGATGGCCGACGGCCGCGGCGTCGAGGGCGAGCCCGCCGTCGCCGTCTGGGCGGCATCGCTGCCCGGCACCCGGGTCCGGGCGATCTTCCCGGTCGCCGAGCGCCGGCCCGGCGCCGGACCGGACGGCCGCGACGCGATCGGCGTGCGCGGCCTGGTCCCGCCCGCCGAGGACGACCGCGTCGCCGTCCTGCTCGCCGACCCGTTCGCGTTCCCGGTCAGCGGGGTGCTGGACCGGCTCGCGTCGACGAACCCGGGCTTCCCGGTGATCGGCGGCCTGGCGAGCGGCCCCGGCGGCCCCGGGGCCAACCGGCTGTTCGCCGGCGGCACCGTGCACCACGGTGGCGCGGTCGGTGTGCTGCTCGGCGGCGCGTCCGGCGCGCGGGTCGTCGTCAGTCAGGGATGCCGCCCGATCGGGCCGCCGATGGTCGTCACCCGCGCCGAGCAGAACCGGATCGCCGAGCTCGCCGGGCGGCCCGCGGCGGAGCGGCTGCGCGAGATCGTCACCGCGCTGCCGCCCGAGGAGCAGCAACAGGCGCTGACCGGGCTGCACCTGGGCGTCGCAGTCGACGAGTACGCCGAGTCCCACGACCGTGGGGACTTCCTGGTCCGCGCGGTGCTGGCCGTCGACGTCGGCGACGGCGCCGTCATCGCGGGCGACGTCGTCGAGATCGGCACCACCGTGCGCTTCCAGGTCCGCGACGCCGCGGGCGCCGCCCAGGACCTGCACGAGCTGCTCGCCCCGGTGCGCCGCGCCGCGCCGGCCGCGGGCGCGCTGCTGTTCTCCTGCAACGGTCGCGGCGCCGGCATGTTCGGCGACGCCGACCACGACGTGCACGCCGTGCGCGTCGGCCTCGACCCGCACGCGGGCGGGTCCGGCGACGCGCCCGGCCCCCGGGTGGCCGGCTTCTTCGCCGCCGGGGAGATCGGACCGGTCGGGCCGGGCAACCACCTGCACGCGTTCACCGCGTCCGTGCTGGTGGTCTGA
- a CDS encoding epoxide hydrolase family protein, whose translation MRDFRIEIPDAELDDLRERLTRTRWPDPATVDGWSQGVPLDYARELCEYWRTRYDWRRVEAEINAWPQFRTGLDGGGDDSVEIHVLHARSKHPDAMPLLLTHGWPGSLVEFLGVLPALTDPEDPADAFHVVVPTLPGFGFSGKPTTTGWGVERIAVAWAQLMDRLGYERFAAQGGDWGSMITSALGTAAPEMLYGIHLTMALAPKPDDAAGLTAQEKADIRFSKEFSRYGSGYSAEQSTRPQTIGYGLADSPAAQCTWIVEKFWDWTDCAGHPENVISRDRLLDNVMQYWLGSAGASSARIYWESFARRRLDDVEVPTGVAQFPHEMVKLPRSWLERRYTDLRWFSRPDVGGHFPSLEQPESFVDEVRGFFRTLR comes from the coding sequence GTGCGCGATTTCCGGATCGAGATCCCCGACGCCGAGCTGGACGACCTGCGTGAGCGGCTCACCCGCACCCGCTGGCCGGACCCGGCGACCGTCGACGGCTGGTCCCAGGGCGTCCCGCTGGACTACGCCCGCGAGCTGTGCGAGTACTGGCGCACCCGCTACGACTGGCGCCGCGTCGAGGCCGAGATCAACGCGTGGCCGCAGTTCCGCACCGGTCTCGACGGCGGCGGGGACGACTCGGTCGAGATCCACGTGCTGCACGCCCGCTCGAAGCACCCGGACGCGATGCCGCTGCTGCTCACCCACGGCTGGCCGGGCTCGCTGGTCGAGTTCCTCGGCGTGCTGCCCGCGCTGACCGACCCCGAGGACCCCGCCGACGCCTTCCACGTCGTCGTGCCGACGCTGCCCGGGTTCGGGTTCTCCGGCAAGCCCACGACGACCGGGTGGGGGGTCGAGCGGATCGCCGTCGCCTGGGCACAGCTGATGGACCGGCTCGGGTACGAGCGCTTCGCCGCGCAGGGCGGCGACTGGGGCTCGATGATCACCTCGGCGCTGGGGACCGCGGCCCCGGAGATGCTGTACGGCATCCACCTGACGATGGCGCTGGCGCCCAAGCCCGACGACGCCGCCGGGCTCACCGCGCAGGAGAAGGCCGACATCCGCTTCTCCAAGGAGTTCTCCCGCTACGGCTCCGGCTACTCCGCCGAGCAGTCCACCCGTCCGCAGACCATCGGCTACGGGCTCGCCGACTCCCCCGCCGCGCAGTGCACGTGGATCGTGGAGAAGTTCTGGGACTGGACCGACTGCGCGGGCCACCCGGAGAACGTGATCAGCCGGGACCGGCTGCTGGACAACGTCATGCAGTACTGGCTGGGCTCGGCCGGCGCGTCGTCGGCGCGGATCTACTGGGAGAGCTTCGCCCGCCGCCGCCTCGACGACGTCGAGGTCCCGACCGGCGTCGCCCAGTTCCCGCACGAGATGGTGAAGCTCCCCCGGTCCTGGCTGGAGCGCCGCTACACCGACCTGCGCTGGTTCTCGCGTCCCGACGTCGGCGGGCACTTCCCGTCGCTGGAGCAGCCCGAGTCCTTCGTCGACGAGGTGCGGGGGTTCTTCCGCACCCTGCGCTGA
- a CDS encoding IclR family transcriptional regulator, producing the protein MTTRPVRSGVTARVLDVLGAFSAQDPVLGLSDISRRTGLPLTTVHRIAGELAAGGALDRGDDGRYRIGLRLWEIAHLAPASHGLREAAMPFLEDLHEVTRHNVQLAVLDPDDAGEVVYVERLSSRDAVSIVTRTGSRLPSTATGVGLVLLAHADPAAVEAVLARPIRRFTPFTVCRADGVRALLAQARTGGFVVSDRQIEEVSMSVAAPVRSGDGPVVAGLSIVVPAATNPHTLVPAVRAAARGISRALAAS; encoded by the coding sequence ATGACGACGCGTCCGGTCCGCTCGGGGGTCACCGCGCGGGTGCTGGACGTGCTGGGCGCGTTCAGCGCGCAGGACCCGGTGCTCGGGCTGAGCGACATCTCCCGGCGCACCGGGCTCCCGCTGACGACGGTGCACAGGATCGCCGGTGAGCTCGCCGCGGGCGGGGCGCTGGACCGCGGCGACGACGGCCGCTACCGGATCGGGCTGCGGCTCTGGGAGATCGCGCACCTGGCCCCGGCCAGCCACGGGCTGCGGGAGGCGGCGATGCCGTTCCTGGAGGACCTGCACGAGGTCACCCGGCACAACGTGCAGCTCGCCGTGCTCGACCCGGACGACGCCGGCGAGGTCGTCTACGTCGAGCGGCTGTCCAGCCGCGACGCCGTCTCGATCGTCACCCGGACCGGGTCGCGGCTGCCGTCGACGGCGACCGGGGTCGGGCTCGTGCTGCTCGCCCACGCCGACCCGGCCGCGGTCGAGGCCGTGCTGGCCCGCCCGATCCGCCGGTTCACCCCGTTCACGGTGTGCCGCGCCGACGGTGTCCGGGCGCTGCTCGCCCAGGCCCGCACCGGCGGGTTCGTCGTGTCCGACCGGCAGATCGAGGAGGTGTCGATGTCGGTGGCCGCCCCGGTGCGCAGCGGGGACGGTCCGGTGGTCGCCGGGCTGTCGATCGTCGTGCCGGCCGCGACGAACCCGCACACCCTGGTGCCCGCGGTGCGCGCGGCGGCCCGCGGGATCAGCCGGGCGCTCGCCGCATCGTGA
- a CDS encoding 4-hydroxybenzoate 3-monooxygenase, with product MTQRRESRTQVGIVGAGPAGLVLAKLLALAGVDSVVLEARDRAYVEARVRAGVLEAPTVELLRGMGVAGRLDREGMPHTGISLRFAEAPGAPAADHRIDFADLVGTGITVYGQQEVVKDLLADRVDDAGLPVEFGVSGVALHDVDTDAPSVSYTDADGAEHVLRCDVIAGCDGFHGVSRPLVAPDIAERVYPFSWLGVLAKAAPTTDELVYAHHDDGFALYSMRSPEVTRLYVQVPNDTRPADWSDARIWDALHTRLACEGFTMNEGEFLEKPSVTPMRSMVASPMRRGRLFLAGDAAHIVPPTGAKGMNLAIADVRVLAEAVVRALRDGDTGGLDSYSDTCLRRVWRAEHFSWFMTSMLHRFDPATEGGDAFGVGLQRSQLRYTVTSRAAATSLAENYVGLPHGAV from the coding sequence ATGACGCAGCGACGCGAGTCCCGGACCCAGGTCGGCATCGTCGGGGCGGGCCCCGCCGGGCTCGTGCTGGCGAAGCTGCTGGCGCTGGCCGGTGTCGACTCGGTCGTGCTGGAGGCCCGCGACCGCGCCTACGTCGAGGCCCGGGTCCGCGCCGGGGTGCTGGAGGCACCCACGGTCGAGCTGCTGCGCGGGATGGGCGTCGCCGGACGGCTGGACCGCGAGGGCATGCCGCACACCGGCATCTCGCTGCGCTTCGCCGAGGCCCCCGGCGCCCCCGCCGCCGACCACCGGATCGACTTCGCCGACCTCGTCGGCACCGGGATCACCGTCTACGGCCAGCAGGAGGTCGTGAAGGACCTGCTCGCCGACCGCGTCGACGACGCGGGCCTGCCGGTCGAGTTCGGCGTCTCCGGTGTCGCCCTGCACGACGTCGACACCGACGCCCCGTCGGTCTCCTACACCGACGCCGACGGCGCCGAGCACGTCCTGCGCTGCGACGTGATCGCCGGCTGCGACGGCTTCCACGGCGTCTCCCGCCCGCTGGTGGCACCGGACATCGCCGAGCGGGTCTACCCGTTCTCCTGGCTCGGGGTGCTCGCGAAGGCCGCGCCCACCACCGACGAGCTCGTCTACGCCCACCACGACGACGGCTTCGCGCTCTACTCGATGCGCAGCCCCGAGGTGACCCGGCTCTACGTCCAGGTCCCGAACGACACCAGGCCGGCCGACTGGTCCGACGCCCGCATCTGGGACGCCCTGCACACCCGCCTGGCCTGCGAGGGCTTCACGATGAACGAGGGCGAGTTCCTCGAGAAGCCCTCGGTCACCCCGATGCGCAGCATGGTCGCCTCCCCGATGCGCCGCGGACGGCTGTTCCTCGCCGGCGATGCCGCGCACATCGTCCCGCCCACCGGGGCGAAGGGCATGAACCTCGCGATCGCCGACGTCCGGGTGCTCGCCGAGGCGGTCGTCCGCGCGCTGCGCGACGGCGACACCGGCGGCCTCGACTCCTACTCCGACACCTGCCTGCGCCGGGTCTGGCGGGCCGAGCACTTCTCCTGGTTCATGACCTCGATGCTCCACCGTTTCGACCCCGCCACCGAGGGCGGCGACGCGTTCGGCGTCGGCCTGCAGCGCTCCCAGCTGCGCTACACCGTGACCTCCCGCGCCGCCGCGACGAGCCTCGCCGAGAACTACGTCGGCCTCCCGCACGGCGCCGTCTAG
- the pcaH gene encoding protocatechuate 3,4-dioxygenase subunit beta, with product MQGYAPVPAGTHAPLLSPDYRSTALRAPSEQPVILPQRLTEITGPLLTGPVRPGDDDLTVGAGGEALGQRIVVAGRVLDSDGRPVPDTLVEVWQANAAGRYAHRWDNWPAPLDPNFTGGGRVLTDAQGNYSFTTIKPGAYPWGNHHNAWRPAHIHFSLFGRAFTQRLVTQMYFPDDPLFGQDPIYNATPEEARGRLVSTFDLDATRPEWALAFRFDIVLRGRGATPFEEPHA from the coding sequence ATGCAGGGCTACGCCCCCGTCCCGGCCGGGACCCACGCACCGCTGCTCTCACCGGACTACCGCAGCACCGCGCTGCGGGCGCCGTCCGAGCAGCCGGTGATCCTGCCCCAGCGGCTCACCGAGATCACCGGCCCGCTGCTCACCGGCCCGGTCCGCCCGGGCGACGACGACCTCACCGTCGGCGCCGGCGGCGAGGCGCTCGGCCAGCGGATCGTCGTCGCCGGGCGGGTGCTCGACTCCGACGGCCGCCCCGTGCCGGACACCCTCGTCGAGGTCTGGCAGGCCAACGCCGCGGGGCGCTACGCCCACCGCTGGGACAACTGGCCCGCCCCGCTCGACCCGAACTTCACCGGCGGCGGCCGGGTCCTCACCGACGCGCAGGGCAACTACTCGTTCACCACGATCAAGCCCGGCGCCTACCCGTGGGGCAACCACCACAACGCCTGGCGCCCCGCCCACATCCACTTCTCGCTGTTCGGGCGTGCCTTCACCCAGCGGCTGGTCACCCAGATGTACTTCCCGGACGACCCGCTGTTCGGCCAGGACCCGATCTACAACGCGACGCCGGAGGAGGCCCGCGGGCGGTTGGTGTCCACCTTCGACCTCGACGCGACCCGCCCCGAGTGGGCGCTGGCCTTCCGCTTCGACATCGTGCTGCGCGGCCGCGGCGCCACCCCGTTCGAGGAGCCCCACGCATGA
- the pcaG gene encoding protocatechuate 3,4-dioxygenase subunit alpha, whose translation MSLPLTPTQTVGPYLSLGLPWPDGPDVVPDGTPGAVLVGGTVVDGTGALVPDALVETWQADPDGRFDHPDDPRGAAKSTVEGFRGFGRCPTDDEGRWWIRTVLPGALPDEAPHGSDARSAEAPHVNVSVFARGLLDRVVTRIYFPEHADAHATDPLLAAVPEARRHTLVAVAEGPGRYRFDIRLRGEGETVFLAL comes from the coding sequence ATGAGCCTGCCGCTGACCCCCACCCAGACCGTCGGCCCGTACCTGTCGCTGGGGCTGCCCTGGCCGGACGGCCCGGACGTCGTGCCCGACGGCACCCCGGGTGCCGTCCTCGTCGGCGGGACCGTGGTCGACGGCACCGGCGCGCTCGTGCCCGACGCGCTGGTCGAGACCTGGCAGGCGGATCCGGACGGCCGCTTCGACCATCCCGACGACCCGCGCGGCGCGGCGAAGTCCACGGTGGAGGGCTTCCGCGGCTTCGGCCGCTGCCCCACCGACGACGAGGGCCGGTGGTGGATCCGCACCGTGCTGCCGGGTGCGCTGCCCGACGAGGCACCCCACGGTTCCGATGCGCGCTCCGCCGAGGCTCCGCACGTGAACGTCTCGGTGTTCGCCCGCGGCCTCCTCGACCGCGTCGTCACCCGCATCTACTTCCCCGAGCACGCCGACGCCCACGCCACCGACCCGCTGCTCGCCGCGGTCCCGGAGGCGCGCCGGCACACGCTCGTCGCCGTCGCGGAGGGCCCGGGCCGGTACCGGTTCGACATCCGCCTGCGCGGCGAGGGCGAGACGGTGTTCCTCGCACTGTGA
- a CDS encoding GtrA family protein yields MDAAQSAAHVPFGDPATSAARVPGRVNGAVVALSRRYPLAVQLARYAAVGGGATALNAALFLLCRPVLPAVPANLVALVLTTAISTEASRRFAFDGAPAHRLREWVQDAGTVAFYATYTSAVLLALHQLAGATTPGEEAAVVAVASLAGGLLRFAVLRFWVFDVARPAAAGARPDQGGRHPCPEQSTSTPST; encoded by the coding sequence GTGGACGCAGCACAGTCGGCGGCACACGTGCCGTTCGGGGACCCGGCGACCTCCGCGGCCCGGGTCCCCGGGCGCGTGAACGGTGCCGTCGTCGCGTTGTCGCGGCGGTACCCGCTGGCCGTGCAGCTCGCCCGCTACGCCGCCGTCGGCGGTGGGGCGACGGCGCTGAACGCCGCGCTGTTCCTGCTGTGCCGCCCGGTGCTCCCGGCCGTCCCGGCGAACCTGGTCGCGCTGGTCCTCACCACCGCGATCAGCACCGAGGCCAGCCGCCGTTTCGCCTTCGACGGCGCCCCCGCGCACCGGCTGCGCGAGTGGGTGCAGGACGCGGGCACCGTCGCGTTCTACGCGACCTACACCTCCGCGGTGCTGCTCGCACTGCACCAGCTGGCCGGGGCCACCACGCCGGGGGAGGAGGCCGCGGTCGTCGCGGTCGCCAGCCTCGCCGGCGGGCTGCTGCGGTTCGCGGTGCTGCGGTTCTGGGTGTTCGATGTGGCGCGGCCGGCCGCCGCCGGCGCGCGACCCGACCAGGGAGGACGGCACCCGTGCCCGGAACAGTCGACTTCGACGCCTTCGACCTGA
- a CDS encoding alpha/beta fold hydrolase — MPGTVDFDAFDLTVGPPEERVVVHGVRGGEGPPVLLLHGFPQTHAMWGPLAADLARDHTVVATDLRGYGESGRPTEGENHAGYSFRAMAADQVDVMARLGFDSFAVVGHDRGARVTHRMLLDHPERVARAALLDILPTAYVYAHTDRALATAYYHWFLFIQPADLPERLIAGDPIGYLHSLLGGWGSGLDAHPPEALATYERAFADPAARHAMLEDYRAGASIDLEHDAASDVAGERIAAPTLVLWGERGVVGANSESPLEVWRRAAADPGLVTGEAVTGAGHFLVDEQPAATTAAVRAFLCG; from the coding sequence GTGCCCGGAACAGTCGACTTCGACGCCTTCGACCTGACCGTCGGCCCGCCCGAGGAGCGGGTCGTCGTCCACGGGGTGCGCGGCGGCGAGGGGCCGCCTGTGCTGCTGCTGCACGGCTTCCCGCAGACCCACGCCATGTGGGGGCCGCTCGCGGCGGACCTGGCACGTGACCACACCGTCGTCGCCACCGACCTGCGCGGCTACGGCGAGTCCGGCCGCCCCACCGAGGGCGAGAACCACGCCGGCTACTCGTTCCGGGCGATGGCCGCCGACCAGGTCGACGTCATGGCGCGGCTCGGGTTCGACAGCTTCGCCGTGGTCGGCCACGACCGCGGCGCCCGTGTCACCCACCGGATGCTGCTGGACCACCCCGAGCGCGTCGCGCGGGCCGCGCTGCTCGACATCCTCCCCACCGCCTACGTCTACGCCCACACCGACCGGGCGCTGGCGACGGCGTACTACCACTGGTTCCTGTTCATCCAGCCCGCCGACCTGCCCGAGCGACTCATCGCCGGGGACCCGATCGGCTACCTGCACTCGCTGCTCGGCGGCTGGGGCTCCGGACTGGACGCGCACCCGCCCGAGGCACTGGCCACCTACGAACGCGCGTTCGCCGACCCGGCGGCCCGGCACGCGATGCTGGAGGACTACCGCGCCGGCGCCTCGATCGACCTGGAGCATGACGCCGCCTCCGACGTGGCGGGCGAGCGGATCGCCGCGCCCACCCTGGTGCTGTGGGGCGAGCGCGGCGTCGTCGGCGCCAACAGCGAGAGCCCGCTGGAGGTCTGGCGCCGCGCGGCCGCCGATCCCGGTCTGGTCACCGGGGAGGCGGTCACCGGGGCCGGGCACTTCCTCGTCGACGAGCAGCCCGCCGCCACCACCGCGGCGGTGCGTGCCTTCCTCTGCGGCTGA
- a CDS encoding DNA primase, translating to MRRTTPLRALLGTLAALALVLTTAASCGGGSATPEPAPQQQQQQQQQGTDDDRDDDGDDDQDGRQDGDDGGNDADDG from the coding sequence ATGCGACGAACCACCCCTCTCCGGGCGCTGCTCGGCACCCTCGCGGCGCTCGCGCTCGTCCTCACCACCGCCGCGTCCTGCGGCGGCGGGTCCGCGACCCCCGAGCCGGCCCCCCAGCAGCAGCAACAGCAGCAGCAGCAGGGCACGGACGACGACCGCGACGACGACGGCGACGACGACCAGGACGGCCGGCAGGACGGCGACGACGGCGGCAACGACGCCGACGACGGCTGA
- a CDS encoding methyltransferase domain-containing protein, with protein sequence MTRTTQDAAEHTARSYYDSDDADTFYSRVWGGEDIHVGIYSAPDELISVASARTVTRMAEVAGVGPGTRVLDLGAGYGGAARRLAAAHGATVHCLNLSPVENARNERMTREQGLDGRVEVTTGSYEDVPVEDSSIDLVWSQDAFLHSGSRETVLDEIARVLRPGGQVVFTDPMAVDGLDQSSIQPILDRIALSTMATPGFYTDGLAQRGFSGVHFLDHAEHLPTHYRRVREELVAHEEELSSSISGPYLSAMKAGLQHWVDGGRTGKLTWGIVHAVRT encoded by the coding sequence GTGACACGGACGACCCAGGACGCCGCCGAGCACACCGCCCGGTCCTACTACGACTCCGACGACGCCGACACCTTCTACTCCCGGGTCTGGGGCGGCGAGGACATCCACGTCGGCATCTACAGCGCACCGGACGAGCTGATCTCGGTCGCCAGCGCCCGCACGGTGACCCGGATGGCCGAGGTCGCCGGGGTCGGCCCCGGCACCCGGGTGCTCGACCTCGGGGCGGGGTACGGCGGCGCGGCCCGCCGGCTGGCGGCCGCACACGGGGCCACGGTGCACTGCCTCAACCTCTCCCCGGTGGAGAACGCCCGCAACGAGCGGATGACCCGGGAGCAGGGCCTGGACGGTCGGGTCGAGGTGACCACCGGCAGCTACGAGGACGTGCCGGTCGAGGACTCCTCGATCGACCTGGTGTGGTCACAGGACGCGTTCCTGCACTCCGGTTCCCGCGAGACCGTGCTGGACGAGATCGCCCGGGTCCTGCGCCCCGGCGGGCAGGTGGTGTTCACCGATCCGATGGCCGTCGACGGGCTCGACCAGTCCTCGATCCAGCCCATCCTCGACCGCATCGCACTGTCCACGATGGCCACGCCCGGCTTCTACACCGACGGGCTGGCGCAGCGTGGCTTCAGCGGCGTCCACTTCCTCGACCACGCCGAGCACCTGCCGACCCACTACCGCCGGGTACGCGAGGAGCTCGTGGCGCACGAGGAGGAGCTCTCGTCGTCGATCTCGGGTCCCTACCTGAGCGCCATGAAGGCGGGCCTGCAGCACTGGGTGGACGGCGGGCGGACCGGGAAGCTCACCTGGGGGATCGTGCACGCGGTCCGGACCTGA
- a CDS encoding glycine/sarcosine N-methyltransferase → MTADHRSGLRGPASTVQEFGDAPTEVRESTHYKHEYVQTFVDKWDELIDWRARYASEGSFFVEQLRRRGVTSVLDVATGTGFHSVRLLEEGFETVVSADGSAEMLAKAFDNGMKFGGHVLRVVQADWRWLNRDVHGEYDAIICLGNSFTHLFSERDRRRALAEFYAMLSHDGVLILDQRNYDAILDNGFSSKHQYYYCGDDVVAEPEYVDDGLARFRYRFPDGSQYHLNMFPLRKDYTRRLMHEVGFQRVETYGDFQSTYADDEPDFFVHIAEKAYLDQEDAE, encoded by the coding sequence ATGACGGCAGACCACCGCAGCGGGCTCCGGGGGCCCGCCAGCACCGTGCAGGAGTTCGGCGACGCCCCCACGGAGGTCCGCGAGTCCACCCATTACAAGCACGAGTACGTGCAGACGTTCGTCGACAAGTGGGACGAGCTGATCGACTGGCGGGCCCGCTACGCCAGCGAGGGCAGCTTCTTCGTCGAGCAGCTCCGCAGGCGCGGTGTCACCAGTGTGCTCGACGTGGCGACCGGCACCGGCTTCCACTCCGTCCGGCTGCTGGAGGAGGGCTTCGAGACCGTCGTCTCCGCCGACGGCAGCGCCGAGATGCTGGCGAAGGCCTTCGACAACGGGATGAAGTTCGGCGGGCACGTGCTGCGCGTCGTGCAGGCCGACTGGCGTTGGCTCAACCGCGACGTCCACGGCGAGTACGACGCGATCATCTGCCTCGGGAACTCGTTCACACACCTGTTCTCCGAGCGTGACCGCCGCCGGGCGCTCGCCGAGTTCTACGCCATGCTCTCCCACGACGGCGTGCTGATCCTCGACCAGCGCAACTACGACGCGATCCTCGACAACGGCTTCAGCTCCAAGCACCAGTACTACTACTGCGGCGACGACGTCGTGGCCGAGCCGGAGTACGTCGACGACGGCCTCGCCCGGTTCCGCTACCGGTTCCCCGACGGGTCCCAGTACCACCTGAACATGTTCCCGCTGCGCAAGGACTACACCCGCCGCCTCATGCACGAGGTCGGGTTCCAGCGGGTCGAGACCTACGGCGACTTCCAGTCGACCTACGCCGACGACGAGCCCGACTTCTTCGTGCACATCGCCGAGAAGGCCTACCTCGACCAGGAGGACGCCGAGTGA